Proteins from a single region of Amycolatopsis sp. CA-230715:
- a CDS encoding glycoside hydrolase family 3 C-terminal domain-containing protein gives MRGIKLTLVAALVGSTVLAPAPAAAAAQPWRNAALPPERRAAELIAAMTLTEKIEQLHLQPSAAHQRVVPGIARLGIPDFRIANGPAGMGPADDKPQKPATALPATMALASTFDPGLAHDYGHLIGTETRALAHNVSEGPDINMARVPVNGRTFEGMGEDPVLAGAMAVEDIRGIQANGTIAEVKHFAANNQETNRFTINEAIGERPLNEIYLPHFERAVREGGAGAVMCAYPKINGVFTCENPALLKKKLRGDWGFDGFVQSDWGAAHSTVGSAEAGMDLEMIDGTYYGEAMEKAVAAGKVTEKTIDGLLSHRYTTMFRFGQFDHPPTATPLPVERDGAAARDFAERGMVLLRNENGALPLDAAKAGKIALIGPYATKAKTGGGGSSAVIPTYTVDPLTGLRTRAPKSEITLDDGTDPARAAKAAAGADVSIVMVGDDETEGKDRPGLALAGNQDALVEAVAAANPHTVVVVKSGAPVLMPWVGKVAAVLEAWYPGQEDGNAVARVLFGDVNPSAKLPITFPASGDDTPASTKAQYPGVDGTASYTEGLQIGYRWFDAQRKEPLFPFGFGLSYTSFAYSGLAVRRQPDGGAAVSFDVRNTGHRAGADVAQVYLGFPAAAGEPPLQLKGFQRVQLAPGQSRHVTVRLDPRAFAIWDTAAHDWRQARGTFTVHVGDSSRALPLTAPLSR, from the coding sequence TTGCGTGGCATCAAGTTGACGCTCGTCGCCGCCCTCGTCGGCTCGACCGTATTGGCCCCCGCCCCCGCCGCGGCGGCTGCCCAACCGTGGCGCAACGCCGCTCTGCCGCCCGAACGCAGGGCCGCCGAACTGATCGCGGCCATGACGCTCACCGAGAAGATCGAACAACTGCACCTGCAGCCGAGTGCCGCGCACCAGCGGGTCGTGCCGGGCATCGCCAGGCTCGGCATTCCCGACTTCCGCATCGCCAACGGACCGGCCGGGATGGGCCCCGCCGACGACAAACCGCAGAAGCCCGCGACCGCGCTCCCCGCCACGATGGCGCTGGCCTCCACCTTCGATCCCGGTCTCGCGCACGATTACGGTCACCTCATCGGCACCGAGACGCGCGCGCTCGCGCACAACGTGTCGGAAGGCCCCGACATCAACATGGCCAGGGTTCCGGTGAACGGCAGGACGTTCGAGGGCATGGGCGAGGATCCGGTGCTGGCGGGCGCCATGGCCGTCGAGGACATCCGCGGCATCCAGGCCAACGGCACGATCGCTGAGGTCAAGCACTTCGCGGCGAACAACCAGGAGACGAACCGGTTCACGATCAACGAAGCGATCGGCGAACGGCCCCTGAACGAGATCTACCTGCCTCATTTCGAGCGGGCCGTCCGCGAAGGCGGTGCGGGCGCGGTGATGTGCGCCTACCCGAAGATCAACGGGGTGTTCACCTGCGAGAACCCGGCGCTGCTCAAGAAGAAGCTGCGCGGCGACTGGGGTTTCGACGGGTTCGTGCAGTCCGATTGGGGCGCCGCGCACAGCACGGTCGGTTCAGCCGAAGCGGGGATGGATCTCGAGATGATCGACGGGACCTACTACGGCGAGGCGATGGAAAAGGCGGTCGCGGCGGGAAAGGTCACCGAGAAGACGATCGACGGGCTGCTCTCGCACCGGTACACCACGATGTTCCGGTTCGGCCAGTTCGACCACCCGCCCACGGCGACCCCGCTCCCCGTCGAGCGCGACGGCGCCGCCGCCCGCGACTTCGCCGAACGCGGAATGGTGTTGCTGCGCAACGAAAACGGCGCGCTCCCGTTGGACGCCGCGAAGGCGGGGAAGATCGCCTTGATCGGCCCGTACGCGACGAAGGCGAAGACCGGTGGCGGCGGCAGCTCCGCGGTGATCCCCACCTACACCGTCGACCCGCTCACCGGCCTGCGCACGCGCGCGCCGAAGTCCGAGATCACGCTGGACGACGGCACCGATCCCGCCCGTGCGGCGAAAGCCGCGGCCGGTGCCGACGTGAGCATCGTGATGGTCGGCGACGACGAAACCGAGGGCAAGGACCGGCCGGGCCTCGCGCTCGCCGGGAACCAGGACGCGCTCGTCGAAGCGGTGGCCGCGGCGAACCCGCACACCGTGGTCGTGGTCAAGAGCGGTGCGCCGGTGCTGATGCCGTGGGTCGGCAAGGTCGCCGCCGTCCTCGAAGCGTGGTACCCCGGACAGGAGGACGGGAACGCGGTCGCGCGCGTGCTCTTCGGCGACGTGAACCCGTCGGCGAAGTTGCCGATCACGTTCCCCGCCTCGGGCGACGACACCCCCGCGAGCACGAAGGCGCAGTATCCCGGTGTCGACGGGACCGCGAGCTACACCGAGGGACTGCAAATCGGGTACCGCTGGTTCGACGCGCAGCGCAAGGAACCGTTGTTCCCGTTCGGATTCGGCCTTTCCTACACCTCGTTCGCCTACTCGGGCTTGGCCGTGCGCCGCCAGCCCGACGGCGGCGCCGCGGTTTCGTTCGACGTGCGCAACACCGGGCACCGCGCGGGTGCCGACGTCGCGCAGGTCTACCTCGGCTTCCCCGCTGCCGCGGGCGAACCACCGTTGCAGCTCAAGGGTTTCCAGCGTGTGCAGCTCGCA
- a CDS encoding LLM class flavin-dependent oxidoreductase, with the protein MRFSVNIPNFGAFADARTVASVATAAEEAGWDGLFLWDHVVHEKSARRTFGEPWMLLTAAALATSRIKLGAMVTPVARRRPHQLARQVSTLDQMSGGRVIFGAGLGAPVADEFGSFGEPTDKVALAEMLDEGLDLLDRYWSGEAVNHDGKHYRVDDVALLPTPVQRPRVPVWVAGYWPNRRPMRRAAQWDGVFPLFRSANHGYAPPVGEVRDLVAYVREHRADDKPFDVVVGGTSPTDPAAARDLIAPLAEAGATWWDERRHIDEPGLDELAPILRRIEQGPPRW; encoded by the coding sequence ATGCGCTTCTCCGTGAACATCCCGAATTTCGGTGCTTTCGCAGACGCCAGGACCGTCGCCTCCGTGGCCACCGCGGCCGAGGAGGCGGGCTGGGACGGCCTGTTCCTGTGGGACCACGTCGTGCACGAGAAGAGCGCGCGGCGCACCTTCGGCGAACCGTGGATGCTGCTCACCGCCGCCGCGCTGGCCACGAGCCGGATCAAGCTCGGCGCCATGGTCACCCCGGTGGCGAGGCGGCGGCCGCACCAGCTCGCCCGCCAGGTGTCCACTTTGGACCAGATGAGCGGCGGCAGGGTGATCTTCGGCGCCGGGCTCGGCGCCCCCGTCGCGGACGAGTTCGGCAGCTTCGGCGAACCGACGGACAAGGTCGCGCTCGCGGAGATGCTCGACGAGGGCCTCGATCTGCTCGACCGCTACTGGTCCGGTGAAGCGGTGAACCACGACGGCAAGCACTACCGCGTCGACGACGTGGCGCTGCTGCCGACGCCGGTGCAGCGGCCGAGGGTTCCGGTGTGGGTCGCCGGGTACTGGCCGAACCGCCGTCCGATGCGCCGTGCCGCGCAGTGGGACGGCGTGTTCCCGCTGTTCCGCTCGGCCAACCACGGTTACGCGCCACCGGTCGGCGAAGTCCGGGATCTGGTCGCCTACGTCCGCGAACACCGCGCGGACGACAAGCCCTTCGACGTGGTCGTCGGCGGCACGAGCCCCACCGACCCCGCCGCCGCGCGCGATCTGATCGCGCCGCTGGCGGAGGCGGGGGCGACCTGGTGGGACGAACGGCGGCACATCGACGAACCGGGGCTCGACGAGCTCGCCCCGATCCTCCGCCGGATCGAGCAGGGCCCGCCGCGCTGGTGA
- a CDS encoding glycosyltransferase gives MRLLFSSGAGHSHIAPMLPLTAAARDAGHEVAFVTGPSAVHHAELPGVRTVAIGAETEGSFAPYLEKFPPETFDGFTRDEKLAHMLAHYMVGMGAAARVADLLGFVREWRPDLVITNLAERAAMMAAVAAGVPYAMHAIGPPKSAALMADAWRVAGDVVRDFGVDELPPRDDVPYLDIWPDALYPDGVAWEYPTRWPLRPEAAVPVAGEPHPALSGLPYERTVYVTSGTTHNTRPGVLEAMVEALREEQVNVVATIGRNGDRDRFGTQPAHVRIEHFVPQERLLPHVDVVVCHAGAGTVLGALAHGVPLVTTPLATDQFDAADQVERAGAGVVAEASTEAVRDALRTVVAGPSFRDSADAVATRIAAMPVPHEVLKRLSAHFA, from the coding sequence ATGCGCCTGCTGTTCTCCTCCGGGGCCGGTCACAGCCACATCGCGCCGATGCTGCCGCTCACCGCGGCGGCGCGGGACGCGGGGCACGAGGTCGCGTTCGTCACCGGCCCGTCCGCGGTGCACCACGCCGAACTGCCCGGTGTCCGCACGGTCGCCATCGGCGCGGAGACGGAGGGCTCGTTCGCGCCGTACCTCGAAAAGTTCCCACCCGAGACGTTCGACGGGTTCACGCGCGACGAGAAGCTCGCGCACATGCTGGCCCACTACATGGTCGGCATGGGTGCGGCCGCGCGGGTCGCGGACCTGCTCGGCTTCGTCCGCGAGTGGCGGCCGGACCTGGTGATCACCAACCTCGCCGAGCGCGCGGCGATGATGGCCGCCGTCGCCGCCGGGGTGCCCTACGCGATGCACGCGATCGGGCCGCCCAAATCCGCGGCGCTGATGGCCGACGCCTGGCGCGTCGCCGGAGATGTCGTGCGGGACTTCGGGGTCGACGAACTGCCCCCGCGCGACGACGTGCCGTACCTGGACATCTGGCCGGACGCGCTCTACCCGGACGGCGTCGCATGGGAGTACCCGACGCGGTGGCCGCTGCGACCGGAAGCGGCGGTGCCCGTCGCGGGCGAACCGCATCCGGCGCTGTCCGGCCTGCCGTACGAGCGGACCGTGTACGTCACCTCGGGCACCACGCACAACACCCGGCCCGGCGTGCTCGAAGCGATGGTCGAGGCGCTGCGCGAGGAACAGGTCAACGTCGTGGCGACCATCGGCCGCAACGGTGACCGCGACCGGTTCGGCACCCAGCCAGCCCACGTGCGCATCGAGCACTTCGTACCGCAGGAACGGCTGCTGCCCCACGTCGATGTGGTGGTGTGCCACGCGGGCGCGGGCACCGTGCTCGGCGCGCTCGCCCACGGCGTTCCCCTGGTGACGACCCCGCTGGCGACCGACCAGTTCGACGCAGCCGACCAGGTCGAGCGGGCCGGGGCCGGGGTGGTCGCGGAGGCTTCGACGGAGGCGGTGCGCGACGCCCTCCGTACCGTCGTGGCCGGTCCGTCCTTCCGGGACTCCGCCGATGCCGTGGCGACGCGGATCGCCGCGATGCCAGTACCCCACGAAGTACTGAAGCGGCTGTCGGCCCATTTCGCGTGA
- a CDS encoding hydrolase, with the protein MALTTVDPNTALVLIDLQHGITGAPTTPLTSAEVVRRSAELADAFRANGAPVVLVRVTFAPDGADAAPGRTERPRPGEAPPEGWDVIVDELSGHPGDIVVTKRNWGAFHGTDLDLQLRRRGVTQIVLAGIATSIGVESTARAAHEHGYHVTLATDAMTDLNEDAHRNSIERIFPRLGETGTTAEIVELFGKTRP; encoded by the coding sequence ATGGCACTGACCACAGTGGACCCGAACACCGCACTGGTGCTGATCGACCTGCAGCACGGCATCACCGGGGCGCCGACGACGCCCCTTACCAGCGCCGAGGTGGTGCGGCGGTCGGCCGAACTGGCCGACGCCTTCCGCGCCAACGGCGCGCCGGTCGTACTGGTGCGGGTGACCTTCGCCCCCGACGGCGCGGACGCCGCACCAGGCCGCACCGAAAGGCCGCGCCCCGGCGAGGCGCCGCCGGAAGGCTGGGACGTCATCGTCGACGAACTTTCCGGGCACCCCGGCGATATCGTCGTGACCAAGCGCAACTGGGGCGCCTTCCACGGCACCGACCTCGACCTGCAGCTGCGCCGCCGCGGCGTCACGCAGATCGTGCTGGCCGGCATCGCGACCAGCATCGGCGTGGAGTCGACCGCACGGGCCGCCCACGAACACGGCTACCACGTCACGCTCGCCACGGACGCGATGACCGACCTGAACGAAGACGCGCACCGCAACAGCATCGAGCGCATCTTCCCCCGCCTCGGCGAAACCGGGACCACGGCCGAGATCGTCGAGCTGTTCGGGAAAACCCGGCCCTGA
- a CDS encoding MarR family winged helix-turn-helix transcriptional regulator, with product MPERVSETAVRAAHDLRILIGRLRRRVKEAGGDGELTPSQESVVRRLDRQGPLSASDLAAAERVRPQSMAAVIAALDERGWIERQADPHDGRKQLLSLTAAAQKDLRNWRRLREEWLARALQDRYTHDERETITEALALLYRITEP from the coding sequence ATGCCGGAACGCGTCTCCGAAACCGCCGTGCGCGCCGCACACGATCTACGGATCCTGATCGGCCGCCTTCGCCGCAGGGTAAAGGAAGCGGGTGGCGACGGCGAGCTGACCCCGTCGCAGGAATCGGTTGTCCGGAGACTGGACCGGCAGGGACCCTTGTCCGCGAGCGATCTCGCGGCCGCGGAACGGGTTCGCCCGCAGTCGATGGCAGCCGTGATCGCGGCGCTCGACGAGCGCGGGTGGATCGAACGCCAAGCCGATCCGCACGACGGGCGCAAGCAGTTGCTCTCGCTGACCGCCGCCGCGCAGAAGGACCTGCGCAACTGGCGGCGGCTGCGCGAGGAATGGCTCGCGCGCGCACTGCAGGACCGCTACACCCACGACGAACGCGAAACCATCACCGAAGCGCTGGCACTGCTCTACCGGATCACCGAGCCGTGA
- a CDS encoding DUF4345 domain-containing protein, producing MARLLKSLLLIMGVACVAIGAFHFVLGIDSVPGEGSAGATVDSRERYYGAVFLGYGLLWIWTARQSPIPAKVVRWLAGIFLLGAFGRVLSMAVHGQPQWFQVVLTVLEFALPPVYFWLADADEKASRETAAV from the coding sequence ATGGCCAGGCTCCTCAAATCGCTCCTGCTGATCATGGGTGTCGCCTGCGTGGCGATCGGCGCGTTCCACTTCGTCCTCGGCATCGACTCGGTGCCCGGCGAAGGTTCGGCGGGGGCCACTGTGGACAGCAGGGAGCGGTACTACGGCGCCGTTTTCCTCGGCTACGGCCTGCTCTGGATCTGGACGGCCCGGCAGTCGCCGATACCGGCGAAGGTCGTCCGATGGCTCGCCGGGATCTTTCTGCTGGGCGCGTTCGGCCGGGTTCTCTCGATGGCGGTGCACGGTCAGCCGCAGTGGTTCCAGGTGGTCCTGACGGTGCTCGAGTTCGCCCTTCCGCCGGTCTACTTCTGGCTGGCCGATGCCGACGAAAAGGCTTCCCGGGAGACCGCGGCCGTGTAG
- a CDS encoding TetR/AcrR family transcriptional regulator encodes MAPRSRLAPAERRDQLLEVGARLFAAKPYDEVLMEEVAERAGISRALLYRYFPGKRELFAAIYQQAADRLLDQVRIDPAFPVVEQIHAGLEAHFDYFVANRNTVLAANRVLAGDPVIQAIITDELAELRGRVLDATGLEDSARDMASAALMGWLVFVRVLCVEWLTHEAFSRTELREMCMGALLGALRPVVDLEALLG; translated from the coding sequence ATGGCTCCCCGCAGTAGACTCGCCCCCGCGGAGCGGCGCGACCAGTTGCTCGAAGTCGGCGCGCGGTTGTTCGCGGCGAAGCCGTACGACGAGGTGCTGATGGAGGAAGTCGCCGAACGGGCCGGGATTTCCCGCGCGCTGCTGTACCGCTACTTCCCCGGCAAGCGCGAGCTGTTCGCGGCGATCTACCAGCAGGCAGCCGACCGGTTGCTCGATCAGGTGCGGATCGATCCCGCCTTCCCCGTCGTGGAGCAGATTCACGCCGGGCTCGAAGCGCATTTCGACTACTTCGTGGCGAACCGGAACACGGTGCTCGCCGCGAACCGGGTGCTGGCTGGCGATCCGGTGATCCAGGCGATCATCACCGACGAGTTGGCGGAACTGCGCGGACGTGTCCTCGACGCCACCGGCCTCGAGGACTCGGCGCGCGACATGGCCTCCGCCGCGTTGATGGGCTGGCTGGTCTTCGTCCGCGTGCTGTGCGTGGAATGGCTGACGCACGAAGCGTTCTCGCGCACCGAACTGCGCGAAATGTGCATGGGCGCGTTACTCGGCGCGCTGCGCCCGGTAGTGGACCTCGAAGCGCTCCTCGGCTAG
- a CDS encoding phosphodiester glycosidase family protein, which translates to MRANPCRKILVLAAAVVSVASAATTMNAAAAETAARPWLPETPAGWGLVVDRDATAPETVTRGVTRYSETYDTVGGRQHTQVMDVNLGDPNVRLGVVEAGDTLTNPADETVSSMANRTHAVAGVNGDFFEIHASGRPLGGVITDGKVLKSPRPRFNAQLGVRADGSMVLGPQEFSGTVTDGAASRPLTSVNVVNDVAAGGITEVTPALGGATGLPAGTLAVGHERPGGFVVDSVRTGVTEAPALTAGQLGLLGGGDGGKWLADTVHSGDTVSVGTAIAPDGGLRQLISGSTMLVKDGAPYQDPTGTPPSGVNPETVIGLTKDGKHAIIATLDGRLGAGVATGVSPAQVAGYMVAHGAETAVLFDGGGSTEMVAREQGDSRVSVVNTPSDGHERPVANGLFVYTTAPAPGPATSVVLNGGKELDTAPGATVPVAATGLDALGNPAKESASVEVVPRWLGTWRDGKFTASRPGFGALVARAGRAVSVRPLRITDRLAKLTLSPADPDLANGAAQQFSLSGSTSDGTAVQIPGAAATWSTDSGALGTIDGAGRFTAAENGTGLVTVTAKAGGATASTTIAVGSASAPIDDFSDPTAWNLRNTTGLPAAVSAATGVVPPGSSAPGSLQLDYSMPAGGGVKQLVLSPKKTLLASADQNGKNPTGIGLWVKGDGTGIQLAESYLGVDGATTTLYPTSVTWRGWRLVVATLPPGLNFPLRISFVDFLAINPSTAYSGTLNVSGLQALYSPRPVVAPPYDPIPRNPSWLRYTENAAEFDRTGSTVLVGDDAHLLASDPGSASSHVLDAVKDRIPALPAQARPSVVQALGDMPDDGQPADLAYAKEKLAAFGVPFHDMVGNHEISQGALPENGNFAKTFGDTHYAYRAGDTQMIVTDNAHGSLRSSDAFQVPAEPQYPWLVRQLTDATAPTVLVATHMPAYDPHPVADSQFSDRWEARMYVRLVQRYQQTHPGKHVLMLYGHARGFADQVIDPLGKPASPAEGGIPQLTFADLGMPAYAPPDRGGFYHFGLINTTPRGEVRFTVEPVLAGITVALPAATMRPGTAQTATATGAEVGGDNLPPASMPIADPASHVWSSTDPWVASVDAGTGKVVAHFPGTATISTASGGIAASAKVTVG; encoded by the coding sequence ATGCGCGCGAACCCGTGTCGGAAGATCCTGGTGCTGGCCGCTGCCGTCGTCTCGGTGGCGAGCGCGGCGACCACGATGAACGCGGCGGCGGCCGAAACCGCGGCGCGGCCGTGGCTTCCGGAAACCCCGGCGGGCTGGGGCCTCGTGGTGGACCGCGACGCCACCGCGCCCGAGACCGTGACGCGCGGGGTGACCCGGTACTCGGAAACCTACGACACGGTCGGCGGCAGGCAGCACACCCAGGTAATGGACGTGAACCTCGGCGACCCGAACGTGCGGCTCGGCGTGGTCGAGGCCGGTGACACCCTCACCAACCCCGCCGACGAGACGGTCAGTTCGATGGCGAACCGCACGCACGCCGTCGCCGGGGTCAACGGCGACTTCTTCGAAATCCACGCCAGCGGCAGGCCGCTCGGTGGCGTGATCACCGACGGGAAGGTACTCAAGAGCCCGCGGCCGCGGTTCAACGCGCAGCTCGGCGTCCGCGCCGACGGCTCGATGGTGCTCGGGCCGCAGGAGTTCTCCGGCACCGTCACCGACGGTGCCGCGTCCCGCCCGCTCACCTCGGTCAACGTGGTCAACGACGTCGCGGCGGGCGGGATCACCGAGGTCACGCCCGCGCTCGGCGGCGCGACCGGGCTTCCCGCCGGAACGCTGGCCGTCGGCCACGAGCGCCCCGGCGGATTCGTCGTGGACAGCGTGCGAACCGGTGTCACCGAGGCGCCCGCGCTCACCGCGGGGCAGCTCGGCCTCCTCGGCGGTGGCGACGGCGGGAAGTGGCTGGCCGACACCGTCCACAGTGGAGACACGGTGTCCGTCGGCACCGCGATCGCGCCCGACGGCGGGCTGCGCCAGCTCATCAGCGGTTCGACCATGCTCGTCAAGGACGGCGCGCCGTATCAGGACCCGACCGGAACTCCGCCGTCCGGGGTGAACCCGGAGACCGTGATCGGGCTGACCAAGGACGGCAAGCACGCGATCATCGCCACGCTCGACGGCAGGCTCGGCGCTGGCGTCGCCACCGGCGTCAGCCCGGCGCAGGTGGCCGGGTACATGGTCGCGCACGGCGCGGAGACCGCGGTGCTGTTCGACGGCGGCGGTTCCACCGAAATGGTCGCCCGCGAGCAAGGGGATTCCCGCGTGTCGGTGGTCAACACGCCCTCGGACGGCCACGAACGCCCCGTCGCGAACGGGTTGTTCGTCTACACCACCGCGCCCGCGCCCGGCCCGGCGACCTCGGTCGTGCTGAACGGCGGCAAGGAACTGGACACCGCGCCGGGGGCGACCGTTCCCGTGGCGGCCACCGGCCTCGACGCGCTCGGCAACCCTGCCAAGGAAAGCGCGTCGGTCGAGGTGGTCCCGCGGTGGCTCGGCACCTGGCGCGACGGGAAGTTCACCGCTTCGCGGCCGGGATTCGGCGCGCTCGTCGCCCGCGCGGGGCGCGCGGTGTCGGTCCGTCCACTGAGGATCACCGACCGGTTGGCGAAGCTGACGCTGTCCCCGGCGGACCCCGATCTCGCGAACGGTGCCGCGCAACAGTTCTCGCTGTCCGGCTCGACTTCGGACGGCACAGCGGTCCAGATCCCGGGCGCCGCGGCGACCTGGTCGACGGACTCCGGCGCGCTCGGCACGATCGACGGCGCCGGACGGTTCACCGCCGCGGAGAACGGCACCGGGCTCGTCACCGTGACCGCGAAAGCGGGCGGCGCAACAGCTTCCACCACGATCGCCGTCGGCAGCGCGAGCGCGCCGATCGACGACTTCAGCGATCCCACCGCGTGGAACCTCCGCAACACCACGGGCCTTCCCGCCGCGGTGAGCGCGGCAACGGGTGTGGTGCCGCCCGGTTCGAGCGCACCGGGCTCGCTCCAGCTCGACTACTCGATGCCCGCGGGCGGCGGTGTCAAGCAGCTCGTGCTGTCCCCGAAGAAGACTTTGCTGGCGAGCGCGGACCAGAACGGCAAGAACCCGACCGGGATCGGCCTGTGGGTCAAGGGTGACGGCACCGGGATCCAGCTCGCCGAGTCCTACCTCGGTGTCGATGGCGCCACCACCACGCTGTACCCGACCTCGGTCACGTGGCGCGGTTGGCGGCTCGTCGTCGCGACGCTGCCGCCCGGCCTGAACTTCCCGTTGCGCATCAGCTTCGTCGACTTCCTCGCGATCAACCCGAGCACGGCGTACTCGGGCACGCTCAACGTGAGCGGATTGCAGGCGCTGTACTCACCGCGCCCGGTGGTCGCGCCGCCGTACGACCCGATCCCGCGGAACCCGTCGTGGTTGCGGTACACCGAAAACGCCGCCGAGTTCGACCGCACCGGATCGACGGTGCTCGTCGGCGACGACGCGCATCTCCTCGCGAGCGATCCCGGCTCGGCGAGCAGCCACGTGCTGGACGCGGTCAAGGACCGGATCCCCGCGCTGCCCGCGCAGGCGAGACCGTCGGTGGTGCAGGCGCTCGGCGACATGCCCGATGACGGCCAGCCCGCGGATCTGGCCTACGCCAAGGAAAAGCTCGCCGCGTTCGGCGTGCCGTTCCACGACATGGTCGGCAACCACGAGATCAGCCAGGGGGCGCTGCCGGAAAACGGCAACTTCGCCAAGACGTTCGGGGACACGCACTACGCGTACCGCGCCGGTGACACGCAAATGATCGTGACCGACAACGCGCACGGCAGCCTGCGGTCCTCCGACGCCTTCCAGGTTCCCGCCGAGCCGCAGTACCCGTGGCTGGTGCGGCAGCTCACCGACGCGACGGCGCCGACCGTGCTCGTCGCCACGCACATGCCCGCCTACGACCCGCACCCGGTGGCGGACAGCCAGTTCAGCGACCGCTGGGAGGCCCGCATGTACGTGCGGCTGGTCCAGCGGTACCAGCAGACCCATCCCGGCAAGCACGTGCTGATGCTCTACGGCCACGCGCGCGGATTCGCCGACCAGGTCATCGATCCGCTCGGCAAACCGGCCTCCCCCGCCGAGGGCGGGATCCCGCAGCTGACCTTCGCCGATCTCGGCATGCCCGCCTACGCCCCGCCGGACCGCGGCGGCTTCTACCACTTCGGACTGATCAACACCACGCCGCGCGGGGAGGTGCGGTTCACCGTCGAACCGGTCCTGGCCGGGATCACGGTCGCGCTGCCCGCCGCGACCATGCGCCCCGGCACGGCGCAGACCGCGACGGCGACCGGCGCCGAGGTCGGCGGGGACAACCTTCCCCCGGCGTCCATGCCGATCGCCGATCCCGCTTCGCACGTCTGGTCGTCGACCGATCCGTGGGTCGCCTCGGTCGACGCGGGCACCGGGAAGGTCGTCGCCCACTTCCCTGGCACCGCAACGATTTCGACAGCCAGCGGCGGTATCGCCGCGAGCGCGAAGGTGACGGTCGGCTAG
- a CDS encoding ABC transporter permease, with product MNSAVLRAGWTRGLIELRQSFTNGADIWGHCFWPLLMLVVTFFLRDVSFGGTGFALGTLALPSILGMNASMALVMLSQQLTADREDGTLLRAKATPNGMTGYLVGKIISVSGGLVVDLAIFLVPAMLIVPGLTVGSVGAWLTLVWALALGLVAALPIGAMLGSVFTSARAQGMITLPVLAVIAISGIFYPITALPEWLQWIAQAFPIYWLGLAMRSALLPDGAVGIEIGESWRHLETVGVLGLWAVLGILVAPVVLRRMARRESGSSVADRRERALRRVG from the coding sequence ATGAATTCCGCGGTGCTGCGCGCGGGCTGGACCCGCGGCCTGATCGAACTGCGCCAGTCCTTCACCAACGGAGCCGATATCTGGGGCCATTGCTTCTGGCCGCTGCTGATGCTCGTGGTCACCTTCTTCCTGCGCGATGTTTCCTTCGGCGGCACCGGGTTCGCGCTGGGCACGCTGGCACTGCCCAGCATCCTCGGCATGAACGCGTCGATGGCGCTGGTGATGCTGAGCCAGCAGCTCACCGCCGATCGCGAGGACGGCACGCTGCTGCGCGCGAAGGCGACGCCGAACGGGATGACCGGATACCTCGTCGGCAAGATCATCTCGGTTTCCGGCGGGCTGGTCGTCGATCTCGCGATCTTCCTGGTGCCCGCGATGCTGATCGTCCCCGGCCTCACCGTCGGCAGCGTCGGCGCGTGGCTGACGCTGGTGTGGGCGCTCGCGCTCGGCCTGGTCGCCGCCCTGCCGATCGGGGCCATGCTCGGTTCGGTGTTCACCAGCGCACGGGCGCAGGGAATGATCACGCTGCCGGTGCTGGCCGTGATCGCGATTTCCGGCATCTTCTACCCGATCACCGCGCTGCCGGAGTGGCTGCAGTGGATCGCCCAGGCGTTCCCGATCTACTGGCTCGGCCTCGCGATGCGCTCCGCGCTGCTGCCCGACGGCGCCGTCGGCATCGAGATCGGCGAATCGTGGCGGCACCTGGAAACCGTTGGCGTGCTGGGCTTGTGGGCGGTACTCGGCATTCTCGTGGCCCCGGTCGTGCTGCGCCGCATGGCACGCCGCGAATCGGGTTCGAGCGTCGCGGACCGCAGGGAACGAGCGCTGCGGCGCGTCGGTTGA